In Halogeometricum sp. S1BR25-6, a single genomic region encodes these proteins:
- a CDS encoding CoxG family protein — translation MTVRVSRAFEFDAPPEAVWEFIADPGRRAEAISVVESYDVDPETNEATWEVSLPIPLVRSTATVETEDVERDPPRFVRFVGTSKVMRVTGEHTIEKTETGSRLRNEFVVDGKLPGVESFFKRNLDRELDNLEAALRADLESTA, via the coding sequence ATGACCGTCCGCGTCAGCAGAGCGTTCGAGTTCGACGCCCCGCCGGAGGCAGTCTGGGAGTTCATCGCGGACCCCGGGCGACGCGCGGAGGCCATCAGCGTCGTCGAGAGCTACGACGTCGACCCCGAGACCAACGAGGCGACGTGGGAGGTGTCGCTTCCCATCCCCCTCGTGCGGTCGACGGCGACCGTCGAGACGGAGGACGTCGAACGCGACCCGCCGCGGTTCGTCCGCTTCGTCGGCACCTCGAAGGTGATGCGCGTCACCGGCGAGCACACCATCGAGAAGACGGAGACGGGCAGTCGACTCCGCAACGAGTTCGTCGTCGACGGCAAACTCCCCGGCGTCGAGAGCTTCTTCAAGCGCAACCTCGACCGCGAACTCGATAACTTGGAGGCGGCGCTCCGAGCGGATCTGGAGTCGACGGCCTGA
- a CDS encoding aldehyde dehydrogenase family protein, which produces MANHDEVYRHYIDGEWTDGTGEETFESENPATGESLGEFRRGTPDDVDAALAAATEAEDEWQALSHIDRAEYLWDIYHELKERHQELGEVVTKECGKEISEGKADVTEAWHMVEWAAGDARHPKGDVVPSEIPAKDAYMRRKPRGVVGCVTPWNFPVAIPFWHMAVSLVEGNTVVWKPAEQTPWCGQIIAEMFEDAGIPDGVFNMVQGFGDTGEAIVDDDRVDTVLFTGSAEVGQEIASKVGGQPGKLAACEMGGKNNIVVTEEADLDVAVHSAVMSSFKTTGQRCVSSERLVVHEDVYDEFKERFVENAKNVSVGDPLDEETFMGPLIEEGHKEKVTKYNELAEREDVNVLVDRTELDDDEIPEGHEGGHWVGPFVYEADAHENLRCTHEEVFGPHVALLKYSGDIEEAVDIHNDTDYGLAGAIISENYRQINYFRDNAEIGLAYGNLPCIGAEVHLPFGGVKKSGNGYPSAREVIEAVTERTAWTLNNSKDIQMAQGLSADIKTRED; this is translated from the coding sequence ATGGCGAATCACGACGAAGTCTACCGACACTACATCGACGGCGAGTGGACCGACGGGACCGGCGAGGAGACGTTCGAGTCGGAGAACCCGGCGACCGGGGAGTCGCTGGGCGAGTTCCGACGGGGCACGCCGGACGACGTGGACGCGGCGCTCGCGGCCGCGACGGAGGCCGAAGACGAGTGGCAGGCGCTCTCGCACATCGACCGCGCGGAGTACCTCTGGGATATCTACCACGAACTGAAAGAGCGCCACCAGGAGTTGGGCGAGGTCGTCACGAAGGAGTGCGGCAAGGAGATAAGCGAGGGGAAGGCCGACGTCACCGAGGCGTGGCACATGGTCGAGTGGGCCGCCGGCGACGCCCGCCACCCGAAGGGCGACGTGGTGCCCTCCGAGATTCCCGCGAAGGACGCCTACATGCGCCGGAAGCCCCGCGGCGTCGTCGGGTGCGTCACGCCGTGGAACTTCCCGGTCGCCATCCCCTTCTGGCACATGGCCGTCAGCCTCGTCGAGGGTAACACCGTCGTCTGGAAACCTGCCGAGCAGACGCCGTGGTGCGGGCAGATCATCGCCGAGATGTTCGAGGACGCGGGCATCCCCGACGGCGTGTTCAACATGGTGCAGGGCTTCGGCGACACCGGCGAGGCCATCGTCGACGACGACCGCGTCGACACCGTCCTCTTCACCGGGTCCGCGGAGGTCGGACAGGAGATAGCCTCGAAGGTCGGCGGCCAACCCGGCAAACTCGCCGCCTGCGAGATGGGCGGGAAGAACAACATCGTCGTCACCGAGGAGGCCGACCTCGACGTCGCCGTCCACTCGGCGGTCATGTCGTCGTTCAAGACGACCGGGCAGCGCTGCGTCTCCTCGGAGCGACTCGTCGTCCACGAGGACGTCTACGACGAGTTCAAAGAGCGATTCGTCGAGAACGCGAAGAACGTCTCCGTCGGCGACCCCCTCGACGAGGAGACGTTCATGGGACCGCTCATCGAGGAGGGTCACAAGGAGAAGGTGACCAAGTACAACGAACTCGCCGAACGCGAGGACGTGAACGTGCTGGTCGACCGGACGGAACTCGACGACGACGAGATTCCCGAGGGCCACGAGGGCGGCCACTGGGTCGGCCCGTTCGTCTACGAGGCCGACGCACACGAGAACCTCCGCTGCACGCACGAGGAAGTGTTCGGCCCCCACGTCGCCCTCCTGAAGTACTCGGGCGATATCGAGGAGGCCGTCGACATCCACAACGACACCGACTACGGCCTCGCCGGGGCCATCATCTCCGAGAACTACCGGCAGATCAACTACTTCCGCGACAACGCCGAAATCGGTCTCGCCTACGGTAACCTCCCCTGTATCGGCGCGGAGGTACATCTCCCGTTCGGCGGCGTGAAGAAGTCGGGTAACGGCTACCCCAGCGCTCGCGAAGTCATCGAGGCCGTCACCGAGCGGACGGCGTGGACGCTGAACAACTCGAAGGACATCCAGATGGCACAAGGACTCTCGGCGGACATCAAGACCCGCGAGGACTGA
- a CDS encoding helix-turn-helix domain-containing protein — protein sequence MSARGATQTGTRLTLDLWHPRCWAIESTSKRPGGILAHAIYHAPETGTETSAVNGLFTAYGDSAGEVEALLDEIQGSEYGGEVRELQERFGRTAARVAPGQVAREFFLEYDPREMICPTLLEHGFVHSAPTRIEDGTEYWDVCFTGERGEVGTALDAVREASGAEITVERIASSETVDSERTRRLGTLTPTQREVFELARERGYYQWPRGVSTRELAAEAGVSKTTLLEHLRKAESKLLDPDEEDA from the coding sequence ATGAGCGCACGCGGAGCAACGCAGACGGGGACGCGTCTGACGCTCGACCTCTGGCACCCTCGGTGCTGGGCGATAGAGTCGACCAGTAAACGTCCCGGGGGCATCCTCGCGCACGCCATCTACCACGCTCCCGAGACGGGGACCGAGACGAGCGCGGTGAACGGACTGTTCACCGCCTACGGCGACTCCGCGGGAGAGGTGGAGGCGCTTCTCGACGAGATTCAGGGCTCCGAGTACGGCGGCGAGGTCAGAGAGCTACAGGAGCGGTTCGGGCGGACGGCCGCGCGGGTCGCTCCCGGTCAGGTCGCCCGCGAGTTCTTCTTGGAGTACGACCCGCGGGAGATGATCTGTCCGACGCTGCTCGAACACGGGTTCGTCCACAGCGCCCCGACGCGTATCGAGGACGGCACGGAGTACTGGGACGTCTGTTTCACCGGCGAACGCGGCGAGGTGGGAACGGCGCTGGACGCCGTCCGCGAGGCGTCCGGCGCGGAGATAACCGTCGAGCGCATCGCCTCCTCGGAGACGGTCGACTCGGAGCGAACGCGCCGACTCGGGACGCTGACACCGACCCAGCGGGAGGTGTTCGAACTCGCGCGGGAGCGAGGCTACTACCAGTGGCCGCGCGGCGTCTCGACGCGCGAACTCGCCGCGGAGGCGGGCGTCTCGAAGACGACGCTGCTCGAACACCTGCGGAAGGCCGAGTCGAAACTGCTCGACCCGGACGAAGAGGACGCCTGA
- a CDS encoding proline dehydrogenase family protein: protein MLPPVADNFVAGEDAETMLDYVAETNREGIAGIANLLGEHYDERPAAAADTEAYLELAERIDERGLDCCVSVKPSQVGLDVGDDVFRRNLGRIVEHAADRGVFVWVDMEDHETTDATLDAFEENAREYGDVGVCVQANLRRTGEDLERLADVPGKVRLVKGAYDEPKEVAYREKSTVDEKYREYIEFAFREFDDGVAVGSHDVGMINHAVDCHREYGTPFEVQMLMGVRENVQRRLVGSVPVYRYVPYGPKWVSYFARRVRERKENALFALRAVLG from the coding sequence ATGCTGCCACCCGTCGCGGACAACTTCGTCGCCGGAGAGGATGCCGAGACGATGCTCGACTACGTCGCGGAGACGAACAGGGAGGGCATCGCCGGTATCGCGAACCTCCTCGGCGAGCACTACGACGAGCGACCCGCCGCGGCCGCGGACACGGAGGCGTACCTCGAACTCGCCGAGCGAATCGACGAACGCGGTCTCGACTGCTGCGTCTCGGTGAAGCCCTCACAGGTCGGGTTGGACGTCGGCGACGACGTGTTCCGGCGCAACCTCGGCCGCATCGTCGAGCACGCGGCCGACCGCGGCGTCTTCGTCTGGGTCGACATGGAGGACCACGAGACCACGGACGCGACGCTCGACGCCTTCGAGGAGAACGCCCGCGAGTACGGAGACGTGGGCGTCTGCGTGCAGGCGAACCTGAGGCGCACCGGCGAGGACTTGGAGCGACTCGCCGACGTGCCCGGGAAGGTCCGCCTCGTGAAGGGCGCCTACGACGAACCGAAGGAGGTGGCCTACCGCGAGAAGTCGACGGTGGACGAGAAGTACCGCGAGTACATCGAGTTCGCCTTTCGGGAGTTCGACGACGGCGTCGCCGTCGGCAGCCACGACGTCGGGATGATAAATCACGCCGTCGACTGCCACCGCGAGTACGGAACGCCGTTCGAGGTGCAGATGCTGATGGGCGTCCGCGAGAACGTCCAGCGACGGCTCGTCGGGTCGGTTCCGGTCTACCGGTACGTCCCCTACGGGCCGAAGTGGGTCTCCTACTTCGCGCGCCGGGTGCGCGAGCGAAAGGAGAACGCCCTGTTCGCGCTCCGGGCCGTCCTCGGCTGA
- a CDS encoding DUF4112 domain-containing protein: protein MSESGLSPEEEGALRRVRLLADLMDDAVTIPGTNKGIGLDSLIGLVPVSGDIVTAAVSLYTVGEAVRAGADSGIIKKMLFNIAVDLGVGSIPVLGDIFDIFWKSNVRNAELLEEHLTGR, encoded by the coding sequence GTGTCAGAATCAGGACTCTCTCCGGAGGAGGAAGGCGCGCTCCGCCGCGTTCGACTCCTCGCGGACCTCATGGACGACGCCGTTACGATTCCGGGTACGAACAAGGGTATCGGTCTCGACTCCCTCATCGGTCTCGTCCCCGTCTCGGGCGACATCGTGACCGCCGCCGTCTCGCTGTACACCGTCGGCGAGGCGGTTCGGGCCGGCGCGGACAGCGGTATCATCAAGAAGATGCTGTTCAACATCGCCGTCGACCTCGGCGTCGGCTCCATCCCCGTCCTCGGGGATATCTTCGACATCTTCTGGAAGTCGAACGTTCGGAACGCTGAACTCCTCGAAGAGCACCTCACCGGCCGGTAA
- a CDS encoding RIO1 family regulatory kinase/ATPase gives MELRRLVRGRVDWPRLEAVVRELRNRYGREELHVRFLEADNWLSTPMVVDDEWFVKVVSKQNSLVHALFTTGRNLGAFSSGTEGFFEHFGTPLEMAEHELEATRRMREIGLNAPEPVEAFEVDGLGVLVLEYLPHFQSLDRLDRKREEQLAPAVFQALHTMHEHGLAHGDLRAENVLIVDDDVYFIDATNVSDEGAEDSRSYDLACALAAMEPLIGAKATVDAALESHTTEHLLAALDFLDFVNIRPDHDFDAAALKGVIGQRAT, from the coding sequence ATGGAACTCCGCCGCCTCGTCCGGGGGCGCGTGGATTGGCCCCGACTGGAGGCGGTCGTCCGCGAACTCCGAAATCGCTACGGACGCGAGGAACTGCACGTGCGCTTCCTCGAAGCCGACAACTGGCTCTCCACCCCCATGGTCGTCGACGACGAGTGGTTCGTCAAGGTCGTCTCGAAACAGAACTCGCTGGTCCACGCCCTGTTCACCACCGGGCGCAACCTCGGCGCGTTCTCCTCGGGCACCGAGGGCTTCTTCGAGCACTTCGGGACGCCCCTGGAGATGGCCGAGCACGAACTGGAGGCGACCCGCCGGATGCGCGAAATCGGGCTGAACGCCCCCGAACCCGTCGAGGCGTTCGAGGTGGACGGACTGGGCGTCCTCGTCCTGGAGTATCTCCCCCACTTCCAGTCGCTGGACCGACTGGACCGCAAACGGGAGGAGCAACTCGCGCCGGCCGTCTTCCAGGCGTTGCACACGATGCACGAGCACGGACTCGCGCACGGCGACCTGCGCGCCGAGAACGTCCTCATCGTCGACGACGACGTCTACTTCATCGACGCGACGAACGTGAGCGACGAGGGCGCCGAGGACTCGCGGTCGTACGACCTCGCGTGCGCGCTGGCCGCGATGGAACCGCTCATCGGCGCGAAGGCGACAGTCGACGCGGCGCTCGAATCGCACACGACGGAGCACCTGCTCGCGGCCCTCGATTTCCTCGATTTCGTCAACATCCGCCCGGACCACGACTTCGACGCCGCGGCGCTGAAGGGCGTCATCGGTCAGCGCGCGACGTAG
- a CDS encoding universal stress protein encodes MYERILVPTDGSDPADGAVEHALDLASTYGAEIHLLYVVDIRSAGQGEWALDAEVVFEAGRGHGEAVVDEVADHVRSKDVAVTTAVRTGVPAEEIHDYADEEGCDLVVMGTHGRTGLDRYLLGSVTEKVVRQSDVPVLTVRTASSD; translated from the coding sequence ATGTACGAACGCATCCTCGTTCCGACCGACGGCAGCGACCCGGCCGACGGGGCAGTCGAGCACGCACTGGACCTCGCGAGCACGTACGGCGCGGAGATTCACCTCCTCTACGTCGTCGACATCCGGTCGGCCGGACAGGGCGAGTGGGCGTTGGACGCCGAAGTCGTCTTCGAGGCGGGGCGCGGTCACGGCGAGGCCGTCGTCGACGAGGTGGCCGACCACGTACGTTCGAAGGACGTAGCCGTGACGACGGCGGTCAGAACCGGTGTTCCGGCCGAGGAGATACACGACTACGCCGACGAGGAGGGCTGTGACCTCGTCGTGATGGGGACGCACGGTCGAACCGGACTCGACCGCTATCTCCTCGGGAGCGTCACGGAGAAAGTCGTCCGGCAGTCGGACGTGCCCGTGTTGACCGTCCGGACCGCGTCGTCTGATTGA
- a CDS encoding acyl-CoA dehydrogenase family protein has product MDFELPSEHRMIRDTVREFCEEEISPIAQEIEDEHRFPEEVFEDLAGLDMLGVPVSEEYGGLGGDQLTYALVTEELGRVSGGVGLSYAAHVSLGSKPIEMFGTEEQKERWLRPLAAGEHLGAWALTEPGSGSDASDMDTTAEKEGDEWVLNGTKQFITNANVAGSVLVKAVTDPGEGYDGISTFIVDPRNDDGFEVTTVWEKMGLNSSPTCELALNDVRLPEDRLLGEEGEGWAQTMETLEGGRISIAALSTGLAQGAYEAAKTYAGDREQFGKPISKFDAIRDKLVDMHRKTERARLLTHKAATRYDAGESVTTESALAKLDASEAAREVAEDAVQVLGGYGYTEDFAPQRFYRDAKLMEIGEGTSEIQHLVIGRQLGL; this is encoded by the coding sequence ATGGACTTCGAGTTGCCCTCCGAGCACCGGATGATTCGCGACACCGTCCGGGAGTTCTGCGAGGAGGAGATTTCGCCCATCGCACAGGAGATAGAGGACGAGCACCGCTTCCCCGAGGAGGTGTTCGAGGACCTGGCGGGCCTCGACATGCTCGGCGTCCCCGTCTCCGAGGAGTACGGCGGACTCGGCGGCGACCAACTCACGTACGCCTTGGTCACCGAGGAACTCGGGCGCGTCTCCGGCGGCGTCGGTCTCTCCTACGCGGCGCACGTCAGCCTCGGCTCGAAACCCATCGAGATGTTCGGCACCGAAGAGCAGAAGGAACGCTGGCTCCGCCCCCTCGCGGCGGGCGAGCATCTCGGCGCGTGGGCGCTGACCGAACCCGGGTCGGGGTCCGACGCCAGCGACATGGACACGACGGCCGAGAAGGAGGGCGACGAGTGGGTGTTGAACGGCACCAAGCAGTTCATCACGAACGCCAACGTCGCCGGCTCCGTCCTCGTAAAGGCCGTCACCGACCCTGGGGAGGGGTACGACGGCATCTCCACGTTCATCGTCGACCCGCGGAACGACGACGGCTTCGAGGTGACGACGGTGTGGGAGAAGATGGGGCTGAACAGTTCGCCGACGTGCGAACTCGCCCTCAACGACGTCCGACTTCCCGAGGACCGCCTCCTCGGCGAGGAGGGCGAGGGCTGGGCGCAGACGATGGAAACCTTGGAGGGCGGGCGCATCTCCATCGCGGCGCTGTCGACCGGACTCGCGCAGGGCGCCTACGAGGCGGCGAAGACGTACGCCGGCGACAGGGAGCAGTTCGGCAAACCCATCTCGAAGTTCGACGCCATCCGCGACAAACTGGTCGACATGCACCGGAAGACCGAACGCGCGCGCCTCCTGACGCACAAGGCGGCGACGCGCTACGACGCCGGCGAGAGCGTCACGACGGAGTCGGCGCTGGCGAAACTCGACGCCTCCGAGGCGGCCCGCGAGGTAGCCGAGGACGCGGTGCAGGTGCTCGGCGGCTACGGCTACACCGAGGACTTCGCCCCCCAGCGGTTCTACCGCGACGCGAAACTGATGGAAATCGGCGAGGGCACCAGCGAGATACAACATCTCGTCATCGGTCGGCAGTTGGGGCTGTGA
- a CDS encoding DUF7500 family protein, with protein sequence MDDSEPLTPDELDFRRDPSVTALSDGRYVVATARDAATTAGDRTRRGRRETRTLAQTDDQQRSADSTATETEAESEAGGSEEKEKEKEERPDYFVSLAARTDEGTFETRVADDDIGAVCAAMLRWYARRVAPEDDPAEVLSVLLARSEFSFTAPTADR encoded by the coding sequence ATGGACGACAGCGAGCCTCTCACCCCCGATGAACTGGACTTCCGCCGCGACCCGAGCGTGACCGCCCTCAGCGACGGTCGGTACGTCGTCGCCACCGCCCGCGACGCCGCCACGACGGCGGGAGACCGGACCCGGCGGGGACGGCGCGAGACTCGAACTCTCGCACAAACGGACGACCAACAGCGGTCGGCCGACTCGACGGCGACGGAAACGGAGGCGGAGAGCGAGGCGGGCGGGTCGGAAGAGAAGGAGAAGGAGAAGGAGGAGCGACCGGACTACTTCGTCAGCCTCGCCGCGCGCACGGACGAGGGAACGTTCGAGACGCGCGTCGCGGACGACGACATCGGCGCCGTCTGCGCCGCGATGCTGCGGTGGTACGCGCGCCGCGTCGCCCCCGAGGACGACCCGGCGGAGGTGCTGTCCGTGCTGCTCGCGCGCTCTGAGTTCTCGTTCACAGCCCCAACTGCCGACCGATGA
- a CDS encoding carbohydrate kinase family protein translates to MTGNTDTTANDGDAPRVVVAGETLIDFLPDREGSLRDVESFTRRPGGAPANVAVGLSHLDETPAFSTRVGDDPFGDFLVETLAEAGLDTELVERDAEAKTSLAFVALGEEADRGFSFYRDRTADTRMEVGGVPDATLEAAEWVHVGGVTLTDEPSREATLDLMRRARDAGVTVSFDPNARPELWDEFDYGDSVATAFGLADVVKATPEDLAELDYEGDPADIARDITDSGPHTVFLTLGSEGSLAATTEASPWRDGDAAAGADEVSVVSHGGYDVDPVDTTGAGDAFTAGMVAALVGGESLSEALTFANAVAAVTTTAPGAMTALPDREAVRAFREEEP, encoded by the coding sequence ATGACCGGAAACACCGATACCACCGCGAACGACGGCGACGCGCCCCGCGTCGTCGTCGCCGGCGAGACGCTCATCGACTTCCTCCCGGACCGCGAGGGCTCGCTCCGAGACGTGGAGTCGTTCACCCGGCGTCCCGGCGGCGCCCCGGCGAACGTCGCCGTCGGCCTCTCGCATCTGGACGAGACGCCGGCGTTCTCGACGCGGGTCGGCGACGACCCGTTCGGCGACTTCCTCGTCGAGACGCTGGCCGAGGCGGGCCTCGACACCGAGTTGGTCGAACGCGACGCCGAGGCGAAGACGTCGCTCGCGTTCGTCGCCCTCGGTGAGGAGGCCGACCGGGGGTTCTCGTTCTACCGCGACCGGACCGCCGACACCCGGATGGAAGTCGGCGGCGTCCCCGACGCGACGCTCGAAGCGGCCGAGTGGGTCCACGTCGGCGGCGTGACGCTGACGGACGAACCCTCTCGGGAGGCGACGCTGGATTTGATGCGCCGCGCCCGCGACGCCGGCGTCACGGTGTCGTTCGACCCCAACGCCCGCCCCGAACTGTGGGACGAGTTCGACTACGGCGACTCGGTGGCGACGGCGTTCGGCCTCGCGGACGTGGTGAAGGCGACGCCGGAGGACCTCGCGGAACTCGACTACGAGGGCGACCCCGCCGATATCGCCCGCGACATCACCGATTCAGGCCCGCACACGGTGTTCCTGACGCTCGGCAGCGAGGGGTCGCTCGCCGCGACGACCGAAGCGTCGCCGTGGAGAGACGGGGACGCGGCGGCGGGCGCCGACGAGGTATCGGTCGTCTCGCACGGCGGCTACGACGTGGACCCCGTGGACACCACGGGCGCGGGCGACGCCTTCACCGCCGGGATGGTCGCGGCGCTCGTCGGGGGAGAGTCGCTCTCGGAGGCGCTGACGTTCGCCAACGCGGTGGCCGCGGTGACGACCACCGCGCCGGGCGCGATGACTGCGCTTCCGGACCGCGAGGCGGTCCGGGCGTTCAGAGAAGAAGAGCCTTAA